The following are from one region of the Polyangiaceae bacterium genome:
- a CDS encoding YkgJ family cysteine cluster protein, with amino-acid sequence MTIGKRFLSFRCTGCGNCCREPLLPLTDSDLRRIVKHTGDKPESVVRWVDKDAIDLDDEPESFVHLRQGRRVMVLAHTRYGCRYLGADDRCTIYTARPLGCRVFPFDPTFGKDGKLRRLKLIPAAECEYELDGDNDPERIRKLQTRLDRSTDAYHRRIAKWNRLQAQRRRDGQPAETSARFLAYLGF; translated from the coding sequence GTGACAATCGGAAAGCGCTTTTTGTCATTCCGCTGCACCGGCTGCGGCAACTGCTGCCGGGAGCCGCTCTTGCCCCTGACGGACAGCGACCTCCGCCGCATCGTCAAGCACACCGGCGACAAGCCCGAGAGCGTCGTACGTTGGGTCGACAAGGACGCCATCGATCTCGACGACGAGCCCGAGAGCTTCGTGCACCTGCGCCAGGGCCGCCGGGTGATGGTGCTCGCGCACACCCGCTACGGCTGCCGCTACCTGGGTGCGGACGACCGTTGCACCATCTACACGGCACGGCCCCTCGGCTGCCGCGTGTTCCCCTTCGATCCCACCTTCGGCAAGGACGGCAAGCTCCGCCGGCTGAAGCTCATCCCGGCCGCGGAGTGCGAATACGAGCTCGACGGCGACAACGACCCCGAGCGCATTCGCAAGCTTCAGACGCGCTTGGATCGCTCGACCGACGCCTATCACCGTCGCATCGCCAAGTGGAATCGCCTCCAGGCCCAGCGCCGCCGCGACGGGCAGCCCGCCGAGACGTCGGCCCGCTTCCTCGCCTACCTCGGCTTCTGA
- a CDS encoding RNA polymerase sigma factor, whose amino-acid sequence MAEAHDEDLVARLRVGDARAFDETFARFRSPLFGFISRMVRRRDVAEDLLQETFLRLARHAAGLEPNTRLGAWLFTVAKNLVHGYRRWSLLDVERLLELGWQPKPASTSPYDHALASERSARLELALSALPGKYREALLLVAERCLEPGDAAAILGLSPEAFRKRLSRARAMLQERVARLEKDPSR is encoded by the coding sequence ATGGCGGAGGCGCACGACGAAGATCTCGTCGCGCGCCTCCGGGTCGGCGATGCCCGCGCCTTCGACGAGACCTTCGCGCGGTTCCGTAGCCCGCTGTTCGGTTTCATCTCGAGGATGGTTCGCCGTCGCGACGTGGCGGAAGACCTGCTCCAGGAAACGTTCCTGCGGCTCGCGCGCCACGCCGCGGGCCTGGAGCCGAACACGCGGCTCGGAGCGTGGCTCTTCACGGTGGCCAAGAACCTCGTCCACGGCTACCGCCGCTGGTCGCTCCTCGACGTGGAGCGCCTGCTCGAGCTCGGCTGGCAGCCGAAGCCCGCGTCCACCTCCCCTTACGATCACGCCTTGGCGTCGGAACGCAGCGCGCGCCTCGAGCTGGCCCTCTCCGCGCTGCCGGGCAAGTACCGCGAGGCGTTGCTTCTCGTTGCCGAGCGTTGCCTCGAGCCCGGAGACGCGGCGGCAATCCTGGGGCTCAGCCCCGAAGCTTTTCGCAAGCGTCTCTCCCGCGCCCGCGCCATGCTCCAAGAGCGCGTGGCTCGCCTCGAAAAGGACCCCTCGCGATGA